One Tenuifilum sp. 4138str genomic region harbors:
- a CDS encoding peptidylprolyl isomerase — protein MRTAEIHTSKGVMKVRFYEEDAPNTVANFVKLSKEGFYDGLAFHRVIPNFVIQAGCPYSKDMTDPRVGTGGPGYKINCELTGNNQYHDRGVLSMAHAGRNTGGSQFFICHNRQNTKHLDRQHTCFGKVYEGLEVIDAIRVGDRIEKIVIVEG, from the coding sequence ATGAGAACAGCAGAAATTCACACATCGAAAGGGGTAATGAAGGTTCGGTTCTACGAGGAGGATGCCCCCAACACCGTTGCTAACTTTGTTAAGCTATCCAAGGAAGGCTTTTACGATGGGTTAGCCTTTCACCGCGTAATCCCCAACTTTGTGATTCAGGCGGGATGCCCCTACTCCAAGGATATGACAGATCCCCGGGTAGGTACCGGTGGACCTGGCTATAAAATCAACTGCGAGCTTACCGGAAACAACCAATACCATGATCGTGGTGTTCTTTCCATGGCACACGCAGGCCGTAACACAGGTGGTTCACAATTCTTTATTTGCCACAACAGGCAAAACACCAAACATCTCGACCGCCAGCATACCTGCTTTGGTAAGGTTTACGAAGGCCTTGAAGTAATTGACGCTATCCGTGTTGGCGATAGGATTGAAAAGATTGTAATTGTTGAGGGATAA